The window CTGATCCGGGCCACCAGGCAATTCCTCGCGGATGGCCTACTGGTATCGATGACTTGGCATGGAGACTCTACAACTACACTCTTGATGTCTCCAACGCTTTCCAGGCTGCTGGTGTCCCCCCCgctctcatctccatcggCAACGAAATCACTGCTGGTCTCCTCTTTCCCACCGGATCAACAAAGTCGTACTACAACATCGGCCGTCTTCTCAACTCTGCTTCCTACGGCATCAAGGATTCCCGTCTTAGccccaagcccaagatcatgatccatctcgacaagggCTGGGACTGGGGAACCCAAGAGTACTTCTACACTCAGGTGCTCAACCAGAAGGGAATCGCGCTCGATGCTTTCGATGCCATGGGTGTTTCTTTCTACCCCTTTTACGGATCAGGCGCTACCTTTTCGGCTCTCGAAACTTCGCTCACCAACATGGCGAACAAATGGGGCAAGCAGATTTTTGTCAGTGAGCTTGACTGGCCgacttcttgcccttctcccGCGCAGCCCTTCCCTAGCGATATGAAGAATATTCCcttctctgctgctggtcaGACGCAGTTTATTCAGAAGGTGGCTAGCATTGTTAGCAAGGTCCGAGGTGGAGCGGGATTGTTTTATTGGGAGCCTGCTTGGATGAACAACCAAGCTCTTG is drawn from Fusarium graminearum PH-1 chromosome 3, whole genome shotgun sequence and contains these coding sequences:
- a CDS encoding arabinogalactan endo-1,4-beta-galactosidase yields the protein MATLTRLLVFLSYLSVSLALQFRGVDWSSAAVEEQKGIKYTNSAGTAQPLEQILAANGVNSVRQRVWVNPSNGEYNLDYNIKLAKRAKAAGMSVYLTLHFSDTWADPGHQAIPRGWPTGIDDLAWRLYNYTLDVSNAFQAAGVPPALISIGNEITAGLLFPTGSTKSYYNIGRLLNSASYGIKDSRLSPKPKIMIHLDKGWDWGTQEYFYTQVLNQKGIALDAFDAMGVSFYPFYGSGATFSALETSLTNMANKWGKQIFVSELDWPTSCPSPAQPFPSDMKNIPFSAAGQTQFIQKVASIVSKVRGGAGLFYWEPAWMNNQALGSSCPSNTLFAWPGKALSSLAVFKSI